The Hyperolius riggenbachi isolate aHypRig1 chromosome 3, aHypRig1.pri, whole genome shotgun sequence genome window below encodes:
- the MCEE gene encoding methylmalonyl-CoA epimerase, mitochondrial → MATSIFRVTGLSCRVHGIIQAKRSVSFTQKQAQKIPDSLWKLGRLNHVAIAVPDLEKAKSLYQNVLGAQVSETVPLPEHGVYTIFVELGNTKLELLHPLGQNSPISNFLQKNKAGGMHHICIEVDDIEGAMSDLKKKNIRLLSEEPRIGAHGKPVVFLHPKDCDGVLVELEQA, encoded by the exons atggcGACGTCTATATTCAGGGTGACAG GATTATCCTGTAGAGTTCATGGCATTATTCAAGCCAAGAGAAGTGTCTCCTTTACACAAAAGCAAGCCCAGAAAATTCCAGATTCTTTGTGGAAATTAGGGAGACTCAACCATGTTGCCATTGCTGTTCCTGACTTGGAAAAAGCCAAGTCTCTGTATCAGAATGTCTTGGGGGCCCAAGTGAGTGAGACTGTCCCTCTTCCTGAACATGGGGTGTACACCATTTTTGTAGAGCTTGGAAACACAAAGCTGGAACTCTTGCATCCATTGGGTCAGAACAGCCCAATATCCAACTTCCTACAGAAGAACAAGGCTGGTGGAATGCATCATATTTGCATTGAG GTGGATGACATCGAAGGAGCAATGTCTGatcttaaaaagaaaaatattagaCTTCTAAGTGAAGAGCCTAGGATAGGTGCTCATGGCAAACCAGTTGTTTTTCTGCACCCAAAAGACTGTGATGGTGTCCTTGTGGAGCTTGAGCAAGCTTAG